CTCGACTCTttgcttttgtcactttttttaaagttcCAACCTTTAGCAAATGTccctgctctcacacacaaacacctcagtAAAACTTTAACAAACAGCTGGACATCATGTTAAAAGCATCTGATCGTGAGGGACGTTTGCATAGTTTATCCTCAACTGACGAGCTCTGATTCTCTCAACATAATCTTaattgtaatgtttgttttctgaagaCATGAGGACTTAGGCCTgtgtatttaatatatttaactCTGTCTGACCATTGGCCTGGAACATAATATCACACCAAACAAGTcctccgctctctctctctcaagtcAAACAAGGTCAAAATGAACCAAACTGTCCTGATTCCCCACACAACTGCAACTACTTCAAACCCATCCATTAGTATTAACATTCTGAATCAAACCTGTCTGTAATATCTAGCATCTGATTGGTCGGATTTCACTGTTAGAAACAAGAGGAAGCTTCcacaaagtgatttttaaatggCTGTCAGTGCATGACACCACAGCTGGAAACCAGTGAGTACTAGTACTGCAGTCTGTTCTTCCAAAACATAAAGTACTCAAAGTACTGTGGCTGGAATGagtattacaacaacaaacacagaactgTAGAGAGATCATTCTGGCAATACATGGTTCCTTTAGTCCCAAACTGAACCCCACCAAACATCTGTCTCCTACACCAAATCAATCCACCTCAACAACCCTGAAAATATCCAAACTCTATCACTGTGTCCAGAGGGACGGACAAAAAGAAATCATTCTAATAGTCAGTTTGGAAACACTCACCTGCTGCTGAGTCACAGCATCCTGCTCTAAACCTGCAAGAAACCAAAGCAGCTTTttgtcagagcaggaaaaacCTGAGGCTAATGACATGATAATGATGGCTGCTTTCAATTGAATGAGTCAGGTCAGAGAGGCAGCATGCAGACATGTAGGACCCCGGGACTGACACACATGAATGGAACTCAGCCGCCATTAATGTCATTAATCATCTGGGCTTTTCCAACAGTGACACATCCTGTCACACATcagagctgacacacacacagcgaggaGCAGTGCTCTGTTTAAAACCAACAATGGAACCAGGAGATGAAAATAATATTCAAGTAAAAACCAAACggacaaaaacaaacttgagAAAAATTAAAGTCCAGTTTTACACTGGTAACATTAGCTACCGCTACGGTAGCATGAGACACCTGAATCTATCGACACTAAATAAGTAGAGTACTCTTCACTCTTCACTGTTATTAATGCTGATGGAAAAGCCACTGACACGTGTGCAGGATAAAGCTGGtgttctctgtctgtggctTGCAGCTCTAATCCCATTGGTTCCtattatttcatctttaaaCTGCTCAATTTCCAAAACCAGCTTGCCACTGTATctttagcaaacattactcaaacaggaggaaacagagtgTTTGAGTATTTAcggcagcaggacagtgtgagCGCCAacagaatatcaccagccttCTCCTTTAACAATGCATTACGTTACAAATCCAGGATTCTGAGTTTCCTGTACCTTTAACAGGTACTTTGTTACAgtcatgtacatgtacatatgACAAAGGTTTCAGTTCATCATGTAAAATATCTTGTCTGGCTATAGTGAGAATATGATCCAGCATCAGGTGAAACACAACAAGCATTTGCAAATGGTTGTGACAGAAACAAGGAGCGGTGGCTACAAAGTTAAAGCAGATGAGCTAACAGCTGTTCAcagttcagtttctttttttttttcatttcaaacaaaaaggaGACGTGTGGTTAGGTGGGTTACAGGACGATTACAGTCTGAGCTGGTGGTAacaagttcaacatttttaaaacaaaaaacaaagtattaTCCTTCACAGTACTTTACACTCGTATCACACAGATGAAATCTGGCAGATTTAACATCCTTGGTGactgaagtgtttgtgtttcctaaACTATAAAGACATCAGTGCACAGCATTCCTCCAGTGCTTCCTGTAATTCACCTTTGTGCATCGCTCACAGTCTCTGATTAAGTTGGAACTTTCATTGAATGAACATGCATACAAAACAGTACCCTGATTAAAAAATGTACAGTCATTACAGTTCATTACTTTCataaaaaatggcaaaaagtgTCTGTTCATCTTCTTAATGTTCTCTATAAACGTCAGCTCTCTGATGCCGTGCACACATTTACAGCTTCTTCCCTTGGACACAACctcagctaaaaaaaacaaaacaaaacacaggttAACAAGTCGTTTCCATCATCGCTGCCTTCAATCAGCTCATTTCTGTGCCCTTCACTTTGCTGGATGTAACATTAAAACCTGcggatgtttgtgtgtgaggcatCGTCACGTTTTAAACAAGTGCACGTCATGTATCATCGAGCAGCTACTACTGGCTCAGGAAGCCATTGAACTTGCATATTTCTACATAGGTTTCACCTTCCATCAAAAGTATAAGgattaaatataaattatatttatatacttcTATATACTGTATTACATTTATCTACACACTTTGATTCTTTCGTtggaaaatataaatactttTCGGCTCCATCAAGACTCTCATTCATTGTTAATATATTGTGTCTGATGAAAATGGCTTCTTTCAGTCGGCACTCTGTCGCTCTGTTTGCATAAAGAAACACTTCCAGCCGTGCTCTGTTTGTTCAGGAGTAACGTGAAGATTTAATGAGGAAGCAGATGCATTTATGACCTCTCTGTGTTATTTGGCTTGTTGTTCAGGGCTCAGGTGAAAATATGAAGCATGTAATACTTTATGTTTTGgtcttttattttcagtcagagGACCACTTTATCTTCATCTAAATAATCCCTCAGCACAAACCTCAGTAACATCTCTCTGCATTTCTATAAATAGAAATGGAGACTAGAATTCTTAATTCTGTGTTGTGGTGCTCTGTTTTATTAAAGTGCGGCTCATCAGAGCGACAGTgatcatatttttctgttacaGATCTTTTTCCTTTCTGAATGAATGTTTGATTAATGTTGGAGtggaaataaaatcaataacTAACATGAGATCTGTGACAGAATTTAGAAATATGTATTGATGGCATCATGGTTTAATGGAGAGACTGACCCTGCACATCATTTTAACCTTTAACTTCACAGCCTTTATGTTTAGTCTGGTTATTGGAGCAGGAcagtgggtggggggtgggggggtctgaCTGTTTGATTCAACATCActtcatgttttagttttagtttggCTCTTGCTCTcacttctgtctctttctttctctcctctgaaaaGAGTTCATATTCTGCTTGTTTCTACAGGTCATCAGTCGCCGTCCTACTCCTCACTGATGCCGTGCTCCCACGCCACTTTAGCTTGCTCATCCTTGGTTGCTGCGATTATGGGCTGGGAGATCTTGCGTGGCATGGGCCGGGGTGCAGGAGGCGGTGGAGGTGCAGACTGGGTGTTAAGGGGGTCCTCTTCAGGGATACACCCCTCTCTGAGGTAGGGTTTGGGGGGCAGGGCGGGGGGAGGCTCGTGGAGCTGGTAAAGAGGCGGGTGGTGGGGGATGTAGTGTGGGTGGAagtggtggtggtagtagtgGTGCTGGGGGTGTGGCAGCCCGtcctgctgctgtggttgtggttgtggttgtggagCTCCGGTGGGGGTTGAACCTGGTGCCTGGGGCTGGATTTGGCCCCCGGCCTGAGCCGGGGTGACGCCTCCCGGTGCGGAGTAGCTGCGGCAGGGTGGGGGTTTCGCTCCGTCCAGGACTTCAGGCTCAGAGACACTGTACCTGACGGGCTGGTAAGGCGAGTCGAGGTCTTCTTGGTCGGTGGTCCAGGCCTGGCTGCTGGGGACGGACTCCAGGGTGTCTGTACGGCTGGCCGGGGGGTcggaggaggaggctgggccCCCGAAGTTGCTCTCACTGAGGGAGGAGACTCCAGAGCTGGCGCTGCCTGACAAGGTGGAGTTACTGCCATCCAGGATGGACTGAGGACTGGTGGGCGAGGCAGGTATAGGGTGCAGGggagactggagagagagaaagaaagagagggggtggggggcacagagaggaagagagggaacaCAAGGTCAGTTTCTATTCAAAGGTTTTTAATGTGATGATCTGAGTATGATAgctaaataatcaataatacaaCATTTGCAACATGTGacaaaacataatgaaataGCTGAAGGTAGCAGGtcaatctgttttcagtttgtttaaaaataaataaataatgcaaacacagaacatgTCAGGACATGACAGGCCAGATGTTGTACACTGCACTGACTCTGTCTGCACACACTGAGATCTCAACACTTCACAAGAAGAATGAACAATTTCATAGCATTTTTCTTTAACATGTCtatttataaaaacaatgtACAGGACAAGAACAGTAAGAACTGAGTAAGAACTGTGTTTAGGAGTCTAACTGTCACCtgggagaaaaggaaaaggacaaGAAGGTTAAAAACTAAACAACTGGAGAATGGACAgaaagcaggaaacacacagaaaaggagaagagtGTATCAATGGGGAAACTTCCTTTGCTGATTCCTGTATTGATCTTTAATCTCAGCACTTCCTTCCTGTTTGGTGCTGACACACAGTGCTCTCACAGCTCACAGAGTCAGCTGGGAATGATTCTTTCTCTGGGGGTTTATCCTCCTGTTGTAAATGCTCTGTCACATCTcttctgttatttttgtgtaaaCGATTAATGAGTCATCAAAACACTCAGTGAGCCTGTACAATAATCTACCTTAACcttaacacaaaaataaaaatgcaccCAGTTACTGATGTGCTTTTCCTGGGGgagtgcagacagacagacagacagacagacagacaagcatCCAGACCAACAGCaggagtgaggaagaggaggaggagggtacCTTTCTTAAGGAGCGCGCGGGGAGAGCTGGAGGGAGGTCGCTGACCTGGTGGTGGAAAGCATCAAAGTGCATCGACAGGTGTTGGCCTACAGGGGGGGACACAGcaggactgactgagagagatacacactcacacacctcagaccagagaagaagaggaggaggaggaggaggagaaagagagagaagtagaAGTGTGCAGCAGGAGGttggagcagagaggaggtggaggagtgtgtgagggagaggaggtgttTGAAGTGATAAATAATGATCCTGCAGATTTTCTATGATCGATTCAATAAATAACTTTCAACAGTTCTGAGACATCCACCTCTGAACCTTTTGACACCACCCAGTGTAgattatgtgtgtgagtggaatTCAATCATTTGTGGTGCTGAGTTGTTCAGAAGATACAGAATAACTGTTAGTGGATGgagtttcttgtttttccttcagaaatgtaaatgtccAGGGTTTGGTTGTTTCAGGGAAGCTCAGCCCGCGCTGCCTCCCCATCACTCAAACACTGCTGAGGATTATCCACAGACGTCAGTGTGAACAGGTTTCACTGGAAACATTTCCTCAGTAGAAATACAGTTCAAATGTAGGAGAGTCACTGGGATTAAACCTGTAACAGCTGTAAAGCAGGTTCAGGTCAGAGGAGACAATatcccacaccacacacactctgacatacaaacacagacaactaCACCTCTGAGGGAGCTGGACAAAGgctggaccacacacacacacacacacacacacacacacacacacacctgtttatATGCAGTACTGTCAGAAGAAACATTTTTCCACACAGACCAAAGAAAATCAACATCCACAAGTGCAAGCAAAagaacaagacacacacacacacacacacacacatgcacacatgcacacacacacatgcacacacacacttagcagTTGTGTCATACCATGAGGCAGGTTGCGTGGGGGAACAGGAGGCGCCATGACACTGCCAACGTGggcagagaggaaggggagggcTTCTCTGGTACCACTGTCCAAACTCCAACTACTGGGGGGTGGTGAGGActggaggggaggaaaggaggagagggggaggggaggaggggggagaaaagaaagggaaagagggggaggagtggagaagatAAATGGACTGTTTTTCTATCATCCTGCAGACtggggtgtgtctgtgtgagctcTCCTACCTTTCTCAGCCACAGAGAGGTTTGGGTCACTGCAGGGTTTACACGGACCAATCACCTGATGGAACAGCGCTCGCTGGAAGTTCGCAggctgaagagacagagacagaaaaatgtcagacacTCAGCCTCC
This genomic window from Lates calcarifer isolate ASB-BC8 unplaced genomic scaffold, TLL_Latcal_v3 _unitig_1653_quiver_1207, whole genome shotgun sequence contains:
- the LOC108889858 gene encoding dedicator of cytokinesis protein 3-like codes for the protein MAPPVPPRNLPHGQHLSMHFDAFHHQVSDLPPALPARSLRKSPLHPIPASPTSPQSILDGSNSTLSGSASSGVSSLSESNFGGPASSSDPPASRTDTLESVPSSQAWTTDQEDLDSPYQPVRYSVSEPEVLDGAKPPPCRSYSAPGGVTPAQAGGQIQPQAPGSTPTGAPQPQPQPQQQDGLPHPQHHYYHHHFHPHYIPHHPPLYQLHEPPPALPPKPYLREGCIPEEDPLNTQSAPPPPPAPRPMPRKISQPIIAATKDEQAKVAWEHGISEE